The Neurospora crassa OR74A linkage group I, whole genome shotgun sequence genome segment CCACGCAGTAGTACCAAGTATTCACTATCACCTCTCATCTTTGTCTAACCTGTAAAATGTCACAATTCCGCTGACACTTTGACCTGTCCTCATTATTTTTTCTACTTGCATGGTCCATACTTCTTGATTCACTCAGGGTCATTTACGCACACGGCAGCCCGGGAGGGATGACAGAAGTGTGACCTTTGAAAGGAATAGGCAAGGGATCGGAACTCGGAAACAATGTCAAAACTTTTGAACACCAAGAACCTGTTCATCGACTATTTGACGAAGAAGTTCTCGGTCTGCGCCTTCTCCTAGTACCCATCAATGATGCCCTGGAACAGCCTGACTGGTTCTACCATGTTGTGATGTTGGAAATCCAGTGGAAACATCGAGCTCGTTACAAGAATTTGAGCCATGGGACATGATTTCGCAGATAAACCAAAACCAAACTCTACTATTCACAGACTCGGTTCAAGTGATGGAGCCTGTGAATGGCTGTGTCGGAAAGCCATTTTGGTGGTGAACCACGGTTGCCTCCCGGCGAGACCCCATAACCGTTCTTGCACTTCGGCATACGATCGCTcccttttgttttgtttatGTTGTTGGCTCCTCAATTGTATCTGACGCTTTCCGATCAATGTCTCACCCAGGTTTTCGTTGGCCGTCATTCACTATCTCTTCGTTGTTACAACCTAGCAACGAGCAGCAAGACTGATGTCGCGTTGTGTGGCGAGCGGATGTAAACAAACATTGCCCCGGCGACGCGCGGGGTAACGCGGTGTCACATGATGACGGTCCACAGTGTATTCAGGTCACTTGAAATAAACCATGTTGAGATCGATTGACGCAGTACTTCGCAAATTCTGTAAAAcgttattaggaataaatgGGCCTCCTCATCCAGTCGAATATGCACACGTATTGGTAGAGTGGATGTGATCATCAAGACAAAGACAAGCAGCCCCAGCAAATTGTTCTTTAGTAGGATGTGGATGGTTTGGCGAACATTGCATGATGCTGTCATCGTTCTATGCAATTAAGAGAAATAATCATCCCGTCGGTAAAGCGGTAGAGGCAGGCAGAACAGCAGCGGCTCCACTAAAATTTTCCAGGAGACGGCGATACCTCTAATGGCCGGCAGCTGTTCGTACTGGCATCGCATCCACTGACAACCTGAACCCGGGCAGGAAGTTGTCATCGAATTTCAAAACAACACCGACGGCAGACAAAATGGCCAACAAAAGGAAACGCACGCCAAAGGAGGCTGCCAATGACAGTCTCCCTTCTCAGAAAAGATCAAAGAAAGATACGCCAGTGACAAATGGTTCGACAAAAACTAAGGCATCATCAAAAGTCCAGGACAAGCCGGCGCCCTTCACCGAGCACCCCACCGTTGAGGAGCGCAAGAGAGAGCTTGCACTGTATGAGAAGCTCGGCAGCGAAGACCAAAGTGAACGCATTGAGGCTGCCAGTATCATAATTGCTGGTCTTTTGGAAGGCAATGGCGTCGAGGAGCCCGTCCTTTTCCGCCACCTTGCCGGCCGCCTTTTCCGCGGTCTCGCCAGTGGGAGGAACGCATCCCGTCTGGGCTTCAGTCTGGTTCTGACTGAGATTCTGGGTCAGCTGTTTGGAGAAAAATACCTTGCTGGGTCCAGGTACACAGGGCTCACATTCGACAAGGTTCTGGGTATTCTGGTTGAGAAAACCGATGCTGGAGGCAGTGGCAATGGTCAGGAGGAGAGAGATCACTATTTCGGTCAGTTGTTTGGCATTGAATGCTTTGTTCGTGCCGGCATTCTCTTCTCCGATAAGTCGAGGTGGCAGGCTGTTTTGGACCTGGTCCTCAAACTTTCTCAGAAGAAGTCGTGGCTCAAGTCTCAATGCGGCTGGATTATTGTGCAGGCCATCTCCCAGATGGAGGTCGAACTTGCGGAGGAAACGCTGCAGAGACTCGCCGATGAAGGGGTGGCCAAGACGCCTGAAGGTGTTGGTATCTGGATTGCCGCTCTCGATCGCTTCCCAGACATGAAAATGCCCAAACAGCCGTGGCGAAGCCCTCTTGAGGCTGGGTCCCTCACCTCTCTTCCTACTGTCCTGAAGGACAGTGGTAGAGATACGTCCAACGATCAAGCGGGAAACAAGAAACAGAAGCAAGGCAACTGGACTGCTCAGTTGCACTTTGTGTGGAATTTGATTCTTGCCCATTTCCTGAAGCTTGGTGAGAAGGATAAGTTTGATGCCGCTGAGCAGTTCAAGCAGTTTTGGAAGCGGGTCGTTGATGGTATGTATCACTGCCCATCATTGAGTGGATCGTGAGCTAACAAGTTTCATCAGAGGGATTCTTCTCCAAAACCTCGTCGGACAGCCAAAAATTCTCTGGGTTCATGATCTTCCAGCGGATGCTCGAAGGCGCAGCCAGCCAGACCTTCATCGTCGAGTCCGTATTTAGCCAGAACCTCATGACTTGTCTCATGAATCAAGCTGCCAAGGAAGACAGGTATCTTCACCGCGCGGCAATCAAAGCGCTTAAGGGAATCGAAGCTATCGTTGACCGCGATCCCTCCCTTCTGCCGACAATTCTTCGCCAGCTTCTTAGCCACAATGGCGTGTACAACTTTGATCAACGGACTAACACCAAGACCGTCGACAAAATCCTGCAACATACCACCCCCGAAAGCATCAAGAAGGTACTCAAGACTCTGCAGCTCAAGGACTTCTCCAAAAGCGGTCTTGATGAGACCAAGTACTACCAGTCACTGAGCAGCTACCTTTTCAGACTCTCTAGCGTCCCATCCGACGAGGAGAACACCTCAAGCGTCTCCGTTCCTGGCTCGGCGATCGAGGTCCTCACGGAATTGGCTTACTCGAACCAGTCAGTCCCAGCAAGCATCAGAGAGGCGCTCCGCACCAAGACCACCTCTGCCTTCGCCAAGCTCGTGAAGAGGCCCGAAGACTTCGGCCACCTCTGCGGCgccatcctctccatcaaGGTCGACCTGGACCCCGAGGACGAGATCGGCGGAGCTGTTCTCGAAGCCTACGAGCGGCTCAAAGACCTGCTCGACCCCGCCAAGGACACCAAGGATACCAAAGCTCCCCGCCAGGCTCTCGCCCTGTTGTATGCCGTCGCTATCCTGCAATTCTACAATGAAGACCCCGACGTCATGAACCTTCTCGAGGAGCTCGAAGAGTGCTACGACAAGCTTGCCGGCGAGGACATTCAAGGCGGCGAGGGTATCGCCGAGTTCCTGGTGGAAATCCTTCTCGCCATGGTTGCTCGCCCGTCTTCGCTCATGCGGCAGGTATCGCAGCAGGTTTTCGAGGCCTTCACAAACCTCATGTCGTCTGAAGCCCTCAAGCTTCTGACTGACCCCCTGACAGCCGAAGAGAGCGCCAAGGGCCAGCAAGCGCTTTTCAGCACCGAAGACGAGGACATGGCCAACGCCGAAGGCTCGGACGACGAGCTCGACCACGATCACGgaagcgacgacgacgcggAAGAACTCGATTCCGATGTGGAAATCGTCAACCTCGAAGAAGCCGGCTCCGACGACGAACCCAGCGATAACGATTCCGATCctgacaacgacgacgatatggacaacgacaacacctCGGAACCTGAAAACGAAAACCAAGAAGCCCTCGACGCCTTGGACACCGCCTTAGCCGAAGCTCTCGGCAGCCACCGCCTCGATAAGGACGCCGACGCTGCGGACTCTGGTGACGAGTCCGACATGTCCGACAGCGAAATGATGGAAGTCGACGCCAAGCTAGCCGAGATCTTCAAGCACCGGGCCAAGGCAGCCAAtaccaacaagaagaaggagaagaaggacgccAAGGAAACGGTGATCAACTTCAAGCACCGCGTCCTCGACCTGCTTGCCATCTTTGTCAAGAAGGAAGCAGCCATCGCGAACCCACTCGCTTTTGAGGTTTTGCTCCCCCTGCTGGAGCTAATTcgcacgaccaccaccaaaccacTCGCCAATAAAGCGTGCGAGATGATCAATCAATTCTCCAAGGCgctcaagaaggccaagagcAGCTTTGCCACTGAAATTAGCGACGAGCAGGTCGAGGAGCTGGTGGCGAAGTTGCAGGAGGTGCACTCGGAGGCGCCCAAAGACGGGTCGCACGCGTTTGCCAAGGCGGCGTCAACGGCGAGCTTGGCGATCGCGTCGGTGTTGGTAGCGAgggagaagacggaagagGTGTTTGAGCTGTATGCGGATTCGCAGCTGAAGTGGTTCAAGGGCGATGTCAAGATCCAaccggccttcttctcggatTGGCTTAACTGGTGCCAGAGCCATGCTAGTGCCAGTGCTAATGCTGCGGCGATGCAAGAGTAGAGCTAAATACCTCtgggtggtgttgagagGTTGATAGGTGAAATGATGGGAAGTGATACTATCAGTATTTGATGATGGCGCAAAAAGCACCGGCGGTATCATAGAAGTGCCAATAAACCCTTGCTTGCTAGTTCCTACTCTTGATTAATATTTGAACACTCTAAAGGCAAAGAAAGGAGAGTAGGCACCACATGTGGACTGTTTCTCGTTGTAGATTTCAAACTTTCTATTCATTCCCCCAACTTTTTCCAATTACGGCCCGTGGCGAAAGACCGATGCGATGGATGACTTTTAAGCCTATATGCAATAACAAAAGacaactcaactcaactcgACTCAACGCAACTCCTGAAGGAATGACAAAGCCGCTGATGCGCAACTTAGAAAAAATACATGTCCAGCGCCATCGGACCCAGCCCAAAGATGCAATGTCGCGAATATGTGTGTCTCATTTCTGAATATCCCCCATCCGATGTTTGTACAGGGAGCTTTCTTCTGATAGGGTTGGGAGACGGATCACCCAAGGACCTTCCAAGAATAGCTCAGCCGTAATGATGTCTGGGCACACACacatgtatatatatatttacagGATTTTTGCATGGTAGAAAGGGGTAAAGAAGTAGGGCACGTTGCTTACTCGTACGGCCACTAGAGGACTGACGTCATCAAGATTCTATTTAAAGCATGGGTTTCGCCGGACCTCCCAATCATGAATTGTTGTATGTATTGTATGTAAACGACTATCCAGTCGGGATAGTGTTATGGTTAGTGCGACATATACTACCACTATGTGTAATGCGATGCAGTGGACTAAGCCAAGTATCGGTACGTTGACGAGTCACCTTCAACCCGCTCCAGGTACTCTCTCGCCAGGAGGTCCTCGATCCGTTTCTTGATTAGCGGTACGTCGGGCTTGAAGCGGCCCATGAGTTGCGAGATCACCTCGTTTACGAGCTTGGTGTGGGCCAGTAACTTGCGTTGCCTGTTAAAGTAAAACGTTAGCTTCGGGACAAGATACATGTTAACCGACTCGGAATAGGGCAACGGGCAAAATGACTGACTTCATAATTCTGACAACCGCCGCATCGATAACATGAGCGCGCGTCTGATCATTCTTCCTTTCCGTCTCCTTTCGCTCCTCGTCTCCCTCGACCTTGGAAATGCTGCTTATAACGGGAGCTTTGATCCTGATAGCCTTACTCACAAACTGTGCGTTGTAAGAGAACTTGTCGGTATTTTTGACGTTCTTTGTGGCCGGTTCCTTTAGCAGTACCCTGCACTTGGGAACACTCGAAAGTGAAGCCAGTGTCCGCATGAGCTCTGGTGCCGGAATGTTCGTCTTGGCTTGGATCTCGTCGAAGCTCAAACTTTCGCCGTCCACGAGATCGTTGAACAGCATAAGCACAATCATGCCATACGTCGAGACGTTTAGCTCATACCGCCTTTCCTTGCTCAAAGGTCCAGTCTCCTTGCCCGGAACCTTGGGGAACACACACTTGATGTCCGCATTGCCCGCCGAGCTAACCCATGTAAGAACACGGCCGCTCCTGTCCTTCAGGTAGTACTTGTAAAAGCTCTCCTGGAGCCGCTTGATTTCGGGTGGATAGAAGCAATCCAGTTTCGCCCCTTCTCCCTTCGACGTACCACCACCCATTACCTCGGGTGGCCAGTTGTTGGTGGTCAGGACGTTGATGTTGAGGTCAACCATCTTATAGTCGGCATCACCTAAACTGGCGATATGGTCACGGTAGTTGTCGGTTAGGTCCTTGGACAACTCCATGTCCTTGAACATGCCTTCAAACTTGGATGTGAAATGATTGCCCATTTCTGACTTCATACGGGATACCATCTCCTTCTCGGTATGGATTTCAGACTTCCCATGCAGTAGCCGCTTGGCCAGATGTTTCTGGTAATACCTTTCGAACATGTCTCGATCTGTAAGATATCTGAGAAGAACGATGGCTTTATCCAAGACAGCGTCTACTTCGGCTTCCGTCTTGGTCTTGATGCCGCGTTTGAGGTTGTCATCAATGAATAGAGAAACATATTCAGAACTGCGATTGAAAGAGTTGATGAAGTCGGAGAAGCTTCGTGTGATAGCGGACTGTAGCAGGAGATCATCGCAGAAGCAATCGGACAATATTCTGTCGAACTTGTCCTTAAGCTGCAATACGTCGTCCACCCACTTGATAGCGGCAGCGGTTTGCTGCTGAGCCGGATTCAAGGTCTGGGGTTTGGCCTTCTCTGCCGCTTCGCCAGCATCCTCACCATCCCCAGCAGCTGCACCAGCGACGGAAAAGTCTGTGTTCTTGAGCGCCTTCTCAATCTCCAGTCCAAGCTCCCGCACTCTACGTTGTAGAATAACCTTTAGCGCCGATTTCGTACTGTCCACTCTGGATATGAGTTGGTACAGGATCGAAAGGTCGTCCAAGCGATCATTGTCGATCATGGGCTTCAGGCCGCTCCCCTCCATGGCCAGAAAGACATCGAGCTTTGCCTCGATGAGCTCCTTCTCCACAACACTCGCGATTTTGTCGGTCGTCATAATTGATAGGGTAGTACCACATCGCTCGCGCTCCTCGTTTAGTCGCCGTTGGGCATGGCGGAGCCACGTGCTGCAATTTGCTTCCTGGACCAGCTTCTCACACTCTTTACGGTAAAACTCGGTGCTTGCCTCGAGATACCGAGGTTCGAAAAGGGTTAGGTAAAGCCGATGGTTTTCGATCTCGTCATCTGTCTCGTATAAGCTCTCAAGCATCGCAGTTATTTTGCGCACTAGGTTTCGGTTGATGATATCGCCGTCGCGCTCCATGTTGATCAGGTCCAATATGACGGCGCAGAGAATGTCAAAGACGACAAAGTCTTGCTCGATGTCTTCTGCGGCGGCGCCAATGTGGCTCCGGAGGACATTGTTCCGGAAGAGACCAATTGTAACGGCAAACAGAGAGGGCTGCTTCGTCTCTAGGGTATAGACACGGTCGAGATACATGAGCACATCCGCAATCATGTTCATAGACCTATTGTGATCCGTCCATGAGTCTCGTATTCCGCGCAGGAACTTTTCGCCCATCTCCCTGCGCTCATGTGAACTCGACCCCGGGTGCTGAAGCAGCGATATGTTGATCAGGTTCTTGGTGATCAGGGCGGCGATGTTCGGCATGATGTGATCTCGGAACCACTCCTGCTCAAAGTCTCTAACCCTCTCGTAGAGTAGGGCGCCCTTCTTCCGAAGCACAATCTTGTATGAAGCTCGGTATAGTTGTTCGAAGGACAGACGGCCGGCGTTCTGTAGGTGAATATCGGTCATGGCGTCGCGCAAAAGGGCCCAGCATGGCTCGAACTCGCTCTGGTCTCGATTCGTTATCGGCTAACATATCATTAGTTTAACTGCATGGTGAAAAACGCCCAAGCCGCGTAAGTAAACCCAATACACACACCTTCCTTATGGGCCTGATCTTGTTGGTTCTCGATGCCATGATTGCGACGTTTGTGCTCCGTTCCTAAACCGCAAGGGTTTTTGTGAAGGGTGAAGTGGAAGTCCTGCAGGTGTGACCCCTCCAATAGTAGCTATAGTGTCAAGCGACCGCAGTCGGTAACCAGTAGGGGTATCGACGGTGTGTGCGTGAAGAAAAGGTCTGAATAGAAGACGCGTAATAGCTAAAGGGCTATGGTGATTGTGGCCAATGAGTCGTTATTGATGGAGAGTCACAAAGGAAGTTGTCAGGTCGAGCTGGGCCAGGGCGCGCGGGACGAGCTCTCAAAGGGTTGGAATGGGTTCTGCGATTCGCAGCAGATGTACACGATCCCCAGaccgaagaaagaaaacgttTGGTGGTCCGCGAATCGTAAAGTATATGAACCCCCGGggctgaaaaaaaaagaccaaatGGAGAAGTCAAGAGAAAGTGAAAACCCGAGGCATGTTAATTGCCAGAAGTGGCAAACGTGAGAGACGTGGTCGAGGATGAAGTTTAGTAATGGAAGGGTACCTAAACGGTATTTGACAAACGGGAAGTTCAGGCACGCGGTAGATAGGTGTGGATCTCCAGGTACTAGGTACTTTCAACAGAGCTTAAGAGATCGAAGCAGTATCATAGTAGTAGTGTGTTGTAAGTATTATTACACGTTACGTACCAGCTCCAACGCCGGGCACCCAGTGTTGTTTACAGACTCAACAGAAACTCCGTTAATCTGGGTGAGTGTCGAGGGCAGCTCAAGATGAACACCAGATAGAGAGTACTTGGCCTTGCCACTTTACTGGAATTCATCATCGACAGCATCGCCGGAAAGATGCGAACTGTTACAGGTGGAGAGGCGCACTGCAAGGGAAGTAGAGGCAAGTGGATTGGATATTCCGCAGGGATCGTTATCGATAAGAAACATTGCGAcagggtacctacctatgcgGGCGGGCGGGTCGCGATGCTGCTGGACTTCTACGGCGCAATGACGAAACGACCGGATTCTATCCGAATCTATCGCAtaatatctttttttttgcgcaGAATATCATAATTTTTGGCCGTGATTCAACCAATTCCCAAACGGGATCCCATACCGACCCAACATTCCCATCTAATACCTCCAGCCATGGCCTCCAAACGAGCAGCGGCATCAACACTGTCCTGCATTACCCGACTCGGCTCGGCGCCGGCGCAATCGTTGaaaaccacaaccacaacgtCGCGCTTCCTCAACTACTTCGTTCACTCCTACAGCTCTCAGTGCCAGCGGCCAGTACCACTGTCACCGCAACAGCAAACACAACAACGAGGAGATATCAACTACACACCAATCCGACAAAAACACACCATCCCTCGTCCTCGAAGCCAGCCCTCATCCTCCCCCGAACCTCAATCCCCTCCCTccgaccaacaacaacccgcACAACCCAAGCGTGACACGTCCCAAGTCCCCCAGTACGAGCTCACTTTCACCTGCATCCCCTGCGATCACCGATCCAAGCACAAGGTCTCCAAACAGGGTTACCACCACGGGTCCGTGTTGATCTCGTGCCCGAACTGCCGTAACCGACACGTCATCAGCGACCACCTCAAGCTCTTCGGAGATCGGAAAGTGACGGTCGAGGATTtgttgaaagaaaaagggatgATGGTCAAGAGGGGGACTCTGGGCGAGGATGGGGATGTGGAGTTTTGGGAGGATGGGACAAGTACCATGagggagccggagccggagccggcgccggagaggccgaagaaggaggtggatAATAGTCCGCCGGGGTCAACTTTCAAGAATGTGAGGCCtggagaggggaagaaggatggGGATGAGAGCAATTGAATGTTGGATGGATAAAAGGGGGAGTGGCCATCACTGGAAATGCCTTGGCTGGAGAAAGAAGGGGCCGTGACGAGCGGGTGTGACTCTTTGGGTGTTCTGGCTTTTGGGAGTCGCTGACGGATTTACCAAGTCCAGCAAGGGCAATAAGGGtagagaaaagagagaaggcAACGGATATCATATGGACAGGCATTGCAGGCCAGTCTGTTGACGTTGGCATACCTGATGTCGAGAGTCATACTAATTGTATCATATgtatagaagtataaaacTGGGAAAGGTTCGGCAAAGCCCTCGCGCTAGGCAGCGGCTGGGAACATGATCTGGATGGCACGGACGGCTTATGAACATCAGACACCAAGACATGATATTGTTGTTCTCTCGGTTCTTACCCCACGATACAAAGAAACCGTGGATACTCCCCCGTATTTTTAAGTACTTCAACGGATCCCGATAGCGAATAGGCCTCCAAGTCTCAGGGGCGAAGGATGGTTCACAAACCATTCACCCGATGTCTGACTTTTGGCGTTTAGGAAATAAGTCATCAACACT includes the following:
- a CDS encoding Cullin-3 — its product is MASRTNKIRPIRKPITNRDQSEFEPCWALLRDAMTDIHLQNAGRLSFEQLYRASYKIVLRKKGALLYERVRDFEQEWFRDHIMPNIAALITKNLINISLLQHPGSSSHERREMGEKFLRGIRDSWTDHNRSMNMIADVLMYLDRVYTLETKQPSLFAVTIGLFRNNVLRSHIGAAAEDIEQDFVVFDILCAVILDLINMERDGDIINRNLVRKITAMLESLYETDDEIENHRLYLTLFEPRYLEASTEFYRKECEKLVQEANCSTWLRHAQRRLNEERERCGTTLSIMTTDKIASVVEKELIEAKLDVFLAMEGSGLKPMIDNDRLDDLSILYQLISRVDSTKSALKVILQRRVRELGLEIEKALKNTDFSVAGAAAGDGEDAGEAAEKAKPQTLNPAQQQTAAAIKWVDDVLQLKDKFDRILSDCFCDDLLLQSAITRSFSDFINSFNRSSEYVSLFIDDNLKRGIKTKTEAEVDAVLDKAIVLLRYLTDRDMFERYYQKHLAKRLLHGKSEIHTEKEMVSRMKSEMGNHFTSKFEGMFKDMELSKDLTDNYRDHIASLGDADYKMVDLNINVLTTNNWPPEVMGGGTSKGEGAKLDCFYPPEIKRLQESFYKYYLKDRSGRVLTWVSSAGNADIKCVFPKVPGKETGPLSKERRYELNVSTYGMIVLMLFNDLVDGESLSFDEIQAKTNIPAPELMRTLASLSSVPKCRVLLKEPATKNVKNTDKFSYNAQFVSKAIRIKAPVISSISKVEGDEERKETERKNDQTRAHVIDAAVVRIMKQRKLLAHTKLVNEVISQLMGRFKPDVPLIKKRIEDLLAREYLERVEGDSSTYRYLA
- a CDS encoding DNL zinc finger domain-containing protein; protein product: MASKRAAASTLSCITRLGSAPAQSLKTTTTTSRFLNYFVHSYSSQCQRPVPLSPQQQTQQRGDINYTPIRQKHTIPRPRSQPSSSPEPQSPPSDQQQPAQPKRDTSQVPQYELTFTCIPCDHRSKHKVSKQGYHHGSVLISCPNCRNRHVISDHLKLFGDRKVTVEDLLKEKGMMVKRGTLGEDGDVEFWEDGTSTMREPEPEPAPERPKKEVDNSPPGSTFKNVRPGEGKKDGDESN